From a single Thalassospira sp. ER-Se-21-Dark genomic region:
- the tolB gene encoding Tol-Pal system beta propeller repeat protein TolB: MTIKTNAIKRFWAKGSVAALCALAVVAGLNVGFMSPAKAELRIDITRGELKPMPIAVTRFPGEGVAETEIGQNMTQVIAADLERSGLFAPIDEKAFIQSAASLAVNPNFAEWRAINAQALVNGRVVTEPNGLLRVEFRLWDVLAETQMSGVAYRTQPNNWRRIAHKIADEIYKRITGETGYFDTRVVYVSESGPADNRTKRLAIMDQDGANHRFLSDGRFLVLNPRFSPTAQEVVYMSYFNDKPRVYVLDIDTGELELLGDFPGMTFAPRFAPDGNSVVMSQALDGNSEIYGLDLRTREKRQLTRHPAVDTSPSYSPDGSRIAFNSDRSGAQQLYVMNADGGGVQRISFGGGRYATPVWSPRGDLIAFTKSEGGRYYIGVMRPDGSGERLLAEGYLVEGPTWAPNGRVLMYYRQHPSRDGTKDRYRLYSIDLTGYNEREIVTPADGSDPAWSPLIP, translated from the coding sequence ATGACGATCAAGACCAACGCAATAAAACGATTTTGGGCTAAAGGCAGTGTCGCGGCACTGTGCGCCCTTGCCGTTGTCGCTGGCCTGAATGTCGGGTTCATGTCGCCGGCAAAGGCGGAACTCCGGATTGATATTACCCGGGGCGAACTGAAACCGATGCCAATTGCCGTCACCCGCTTCCCGGGCGAGGGCGTTGCCGAAACCGAGATCGGTCAGAACATGACCCAGGTGATTGCCGCAGATCTCGAACGTTCGGGCCTGTTTGCACCGATTGATGAAAAGGCATTCATTCAGAGTGCTGCATCATTGGCGGTGAACCCGAACTTTGCCGAATGGCGGGCCATCAATGCGCAGGCCCTGGTGAACGGTCGTGTTGTGACCGAACCAAATGGTCTTCTGCGTGTCGAATTCCGCCTGTGGGATGTTTTGGCTGAAACCCAGATGTCTGGCGTTGCGTATCGTACGCAGCCAAACAACTGGCGTCGGATTGCTCACAAGATTGCGGACGAGATTTACAAACGTATTACCGGTGAAACCGGCTATTTCGATACGCGCGTTGTCTACGTCTCGGAATCCGGTCCGGCCGATAACCGGACCAAACGACTGGCCATCATGGATCAGGACGGTGCAAACCACCGGTTCCTTTCCGATGGACGGTTCCTCGTGCTGAACCCGCGCTTCTCGCCGACGGCACAGGAAGTGGTTTATATGTCGTACTTCAACGACAAGCCGCGCGTTTATGTTTTGGATATTGATACCGGTGAGTTGGAATTGCTGGGCGATTTTCCGGGGATGACCTTTGCGCCCCGATTCGCGCCAGACGGGAACTCGGTTGTGATGTCACAAGCGCTTGACGGGAACAGTGAAATCTATGGACTGGACCTGCGCACGCGTGAAAAGCGTCAACTGACGCGCCATCCGGCCGTGGATACCTCGCCTTCCTATTCTCCGGACGGGTCTCGCATTGCGTTCAACTCCGACCGCAGTGGGGCACAACAACTTTATGTGATGAATGCCGATGGTGGGGGCGTACAGCGCATCAGCTTCGGTGGTGGACGTTATGCCACACCGGTCTGGTCGCCGCGCGGAGACCTGATCGCATTCACCAAATCCGAAGGAGGTCGTTATTATATCGGCGTCATGCGGCCAGACGGCAGTGGAGAAAGGCTGCTGGCCGAGGGTTACCTCGTTGAGGGACCAACATGGGCACCGAACGGTCGAGTTTTGATGTACTACCGCCAGCACCCGTCCAGGGACGGGACCAAGGATCGCTATCGTTTGTATTCGATTGATCTTACCGGTTATAACGAGCGAGAGATCGTTACACCGGCGGATGGGTCGGATCCTGCATGGTCGCCCTTGATTCCCTGA
- the pal gene encoding peptidoglycan-associated lipoprotein Pal gives MKLRILSVFAAAALLAACETAPDSTATTGGDGASTSSSASTSTSLAESSPEWFAVNVGDRVFFGFDKYDLAGEARRTLELQAAWLKKYPQYKVVVEGHADERGTREYNLALGERRANSVKDYLIALGIDPSRIETISYGKERPVALGHDEESWAKNRRSVSVIR, from the coding sequence ATGAAACTTCGTATTCTGAGCGTTTTTGCTGCTGCCGCTCTTCTGGCTGCTTGTGAAACTGCACCTGATAGCACGGCAACCACTGGTGGCGACGGTGCAAGCACTTCTTCCAGCGCATCGACTTCGACTTCTTTGGCTGAAAGCAGCCCTGAGTGGTTCGCTGTCAACGTTGGTGACCGCGTCTTCTTTGGTTTCGACAAATACGATCTTGCCGGTGAAGCACGTCGCACCCTCGAACTGCAGGCTGCTTGGCTGAAGAAATATCCGCAGTACAAAGTTGTTGTTGAAGGTCATGCCGACGAGCGCGGCACCCGTGAATACAACCTTGCACTCGGCGAACGTCGCGCGAACTCGGTCAAAGATTACCTGATCGCTCTGGGCATCGACCCGTCGCGCATCGAGACCATTTCTTATGGTAAAGAGCGCCCGGTTGCTCTTGGCCATGACGAAGAAAGCTGGGCTAAAAACCGCCGCTCTGTATCGGTTATCCGTTAA
- the ybgF gene encoding tol-pal system protein YbgF produces MIRVRSAISPKNRNILMALAVGAVFGMTSLGSQPVRAQDANMSRQLEQLRKDLDLLQRYVYREGTGDAAQVAVSSGDGGGAATPAAARQQVQISALERTTTQLTGQLEEFDYRIRKMEDRLERLVADIDFRLNQLESGGVATGGANAGGANAPLAAGTATQGANNSAANSAAPGAAGSGEPLNDRGTQLFGVIESEGQPPQIPSGAAASNASAPTQSASATTGTPEEQYREAFGLLRKQDFQAAEQALGNFVSNHPNDPLAGNAQYWLGETYYVRGQYENAAIAFTEGFQTYPDSTKAPDNLLKLGMSLANLGKNEDACTAFGHLIDNFPNASNVVLDRARQERQNRGCPQ; encoded by the coding sequence ATGATCCGCGTTCGATCCGCCATTTCGCCAAAGAACCGCAATATCTTGATGGCCCTTGCCGTCGGAGCTGTGTTTGGCATGACATCACTCGGGTCCCAACCGGTTCGCGCGCAAGACGCCAACATGTCGCGTCAGTTAGAACAACTGCGCAAGGACCTCGATCTTTTGCAGCGTTATGTCTATCGCGAAGGCACCGGTGACGCCGCACAGGTCGCTGTCTCGTCTGGTGATGGCGGCGGGGCTGCAACCCCGGCTGCCGCACGCCAACAGGTCCAGATCAGCGCACTGGAACGCACGACCACCCAGCTGACCGGTCAGCTTGAAGAATTCGACTACCGCATTCGCAAGATGGAAGACCGCCTGGAACGTCTGGTGGCCGATATTGATTTCCGCCTCAACCAGCTTGAAAGCGGCGGCGTTGCGACCGGTGGCGCAAATGCCGGTGGGGCAAATGCACCGCTTGCAGCGGGCACGGCCACACAGGGCGCCAATAACTCTGCCGCCAACAGCGCCGCACCGGGGGCTGCCGGTTCGGGTGAGCCCCTGAATGACCGTGGCACCCAGCTGTTTGGCGTGATTGAAAGCGAAGGCCAGCCGCCGCAAATCCCAAGCGGGGCTGCTGCCTCCAACGCATCCGCGCCAACCCAGAGTGCGTCGGCAACCACCGGCACACCTGAAGAACAGTACCGCGAGGCCTTTGGTCTTCTGCGCAAACAGGATTTCCAGGCCGCCGAACAGGCGCTGGGCAATTTCGTCAGCAACCATCCCAACGATCCGCTGGCGGGCAATGCGCAATACTGGCTGGGTGAAACCTATTACGTGCGCGGCCAGTATGAAAATGCTGCCATCGCCTTTACCGAAGGTTTCCAGACCTACCCGGACAGCACCAAGGCACCAGACAACCTTCTGAAGCTTGGCATGTCGCTGGCCAATCTCGGCAAGAATGAAGATGCCTGCACGGCCTTTGGTCACCTGATCGACAACTTCCCGAACGCCTCGAACGTCGTTCTGGATCGCGCCCGTCAGGAACGCCAGAACCGTGGATGTCCGCAGTAA
- the tilS gene encoding tRNA lysidine(34) synthetase TilS: MMAFAPFETAPEILVGVSGGADSMALALLAHDWCQAQGGRVVAVTVDHGLRKAASDEARWVATELARHNIEHITKHWQGEKPKGAVQEKARQARYQIFDDLMRDTGIFHLLVAHHAGDQRETIAMRRDRGTTPIGQAGMSARRYLRHGRVLRPLLAVAKADLVATLKTRGQAWIEDPSNIDEKFERVRVRKAFEAGASHPPDITADASARRDIETGIGRLLAGAVTLHANGVAILNPDVLLDPKTDRNAAIHALGQVVRTVGGAGYMPALDKLRGALDRRGADKTARISLGGCVLHGRKGGICVYREFGRMAQDPIALDAESLTRSLVVRFDNRFEWQADDADLSGQTGRWIAPLGLCDVFHTKSFRAALGEIAPFIGNLPRAALASMPALYDKEGLLSVGGLEVSELSDVLSAAGCRRPLGRGLIASGGSWQFAPQVPLWESGFKSSPKPDNLLA, translated from the coding sequence ATGATGGCGTTCGCCCCGTTTGAAACCGCCCCTGAAATCCTTGTTGGTGTCTCGGGCGGGGCTGACAGCATGGCGCTGGCCCTTTTGGCCCATGACTGGTGTCAGGCACAAGGCGGGCGGGTGGTCGCCGTTACGGTTGACCATGGTCTCCGCAAGGCCGCCTCTGACGAGGCCCGCTGGGTTGCTACCGAACTTGCCCGCCATAACATCGAACACATCACCAAACACTGGCAGGGTGAAAAGCCAAAAGGTGCCGTGCAGGAAAAGGCGCGCCAGGCCCGCTATCAGATTTTTGATGACCTGATGCGTGATACCGGCATTTTTCATCTATTGGTTGCCCATCATGCAGGCGACCAACGCGAAACCATTGCCATGCGCCGCGATCGCGGCACGACCCCGATTGGGCAGGCGGGAATGTCTGCGCGGCGCTACCTGCGACATGGCCGGGTGCTGCGACCGCTTTTGGCCGTTGCCAAGGCCGACTTGGTGGCGACCCTGAAGACACGCGGACAGGCGTGGATCGAAGATCCTTCCAACATCGACGAAAAGTTCGAGCGTGTGCGCGTGCGCAAGGCGTTTGAGGCGGGGGCATCACACCCGCCCGATATAACCGCCGACGCATCGGCGCGCCGCGATATTGAAACGGGCATTGGTCGATTGCTGGCCGGGGCGGTGACCCTGCACGCGAACGGGGTTGCGATCCTTAATCCGGATGTGCTGCTGGATCCGAAAACGGATCGCAACGCTGCGATCCATGCACTGGGGCAGGTGGTGCGTACGGTGGGGGGCGCAGGATATATGCCTGCACTTGATAAATTACGCGGTGCGCTTGATCGCCGTGGTGCGGATAAAACAGCCCGCATCAGTCTGGGCGGCTGCGTCTTGCACGGTCGGAAAGGCGGGATTTGCGTTTATCGCGAATTTGGTCGAATGGCGCAGGATCCGATTGCGTTGGATGCCGAATCACTCACACGATCTTTGGTTGTGCGGTTTGATAATCGCTTCGAATGGCAGGCAGATGACGCTGATCTGTCGGGGCAAACTGGACGTTGGATCGCCCCGCTTGGCCTTTGTGATGTGTTTCACACGAAGTCTTTTCGCGCCGCATTGGGCGAAATTGCACCATTTATTGGTAATTTACCGCGCGCGGCCCTTGCATCCATGCCTGCACTCTACGATAAAGAAGGCTTGTTATCTGTTGGCGGGCTTGAGGTTTCGGAGCTTTCCGACGTACTATCCGCCGCCGGTTGCAGACGGCCTCTGGGCAGGGGCCTGATTGCGTCTGGTGGCAGTTGGCAGTTTGCGCCGCAAGTACCTTTGTGGGAAAGTGGTTTCAAATCGTCACCGAAACCCGACAACCTACTTGCGTAA
- the ftsH gene encoding ATP-dependent zinc metalloprotease FtsH: MNMGKNLALWVIIAILLVALFNLFQSPSGRSGQSSLAFSDFLAEVDSGQISEVTIQGNNLTAETRDGRSVNVYTPDYPNLVEKLNDKGVRIIAQPEESLSPLMSALISWFPMLLIIGVWIFFMRQMQGGGGKAMGFGKSKAKMLTEKSGRVTFEDVAGIEEAKSELEEVVDFLRDPQKFQRLGGKIPKGMLLVGPPGTGKTLLARAIAGEANVPFFTISGSDFVEMFVGVGASRVRDMFEQGKKNAPCIIFIDEIDAVGRHRGAGLGGGNDEREQTLNQLLVEMDGFEANEGVILVAATNRPDVLDPALLRPGRFDRQVVVPNPDLEGRERILGVHARKVPLGPDVDLRTVARGTPGFSGADLANLVNEAALLAARLGKRVVTMADFENAKDKVMMGAERRSMIMTDDEKKLTAYHEGGHALVALHTPASDPIHKATIIPRGRALGMVMRLPERDQVSKSYEQLISDLAVAMGGRVAEEIIFGKDKVTTGASSDINMVTQYARKMVTEWGFSDKLGNVKYVDNQEEVFLGHSVAQHKNVSEKTAQLIDEEVRRYSDEAYEFAKRVLTEHLDDLHKLAKGLLEYETLSGKEIDALLRGEEINRPGHSSGGGKDAGGGRRSTVPSTGGTRKDNPGDGGGDLSPEPQPGS, from the coding sequence ATGAATATGGGAAAAAATCTCGCACTGTGGGTTATTATCGCCATCCTTTTGGTGGCGCTGTTTAACCTGTTTCAGTCGCCCTCCGGACGGTCCGGTCAGTCGTCGCTGGCATTTTCGGACTTCCTGGCCGAAGTGGATTCAGGTCAGATTTCCGAAGTCACCATCCAGGGCAACAACCTGACTGCAGAAACGCGCGACGGTCGCTCTGTTAATGTTTACACCCCGGATTATCCGAACCTCGTTGAAAAGCTGAACGACAAGGGCGTGCGCATCATCGCACAGCCTGAAGAAAGCCTGTCTCCGTTGATGAGCGCTTTGATCAGCTGGTTCCCGATGCTTCTGATCATCGGTGTCTGGATCTTCTTCATGCGCCAGATGCAGGGCGGCGGCGGCAAGGCCATGGGCTTTGGCAAGTCCAAGGCCAAGATGCTGACCGAGAAGTCCGGCCGCGTGACCTTCGAAGATGTCGCCGGTATTGAAGAAGCCAAAAGCGAGCTTGAAGAAGTCGTCGACTTCCTGCGCGATCCGCAGAAGTTCCAGCGCCTTGGCGGTAAAATCCCCAAAGGCATGCTGCTTGTCGGTCCTCCGGGTACCGGTAAAACGCTGCTGGCGCGTGCGATTGCCGGCGAAGCAAACGTTCCTTTCTTCACCATCTCGGGTTCTGACTTCGTTGAAATGTTCGTTGGTGTCGGTGCATCGCGTGTGCGTGACATGTTCGAACAGGGCAAGAAAAACGCACCTTGCATCATCTTCATCGATGAAATCGACGCTGTGGGCCGCCATCGTGGTGCCGGTCTTGGCGGCGGTAACGATGAACGCGAACAGACCTTGAACCAGCTCCTTGTCGAGATGGATGGTTTCGAAGCCAACGAAGGTGTGATCCTGGTAGCTGCTACCAACCGTCCGGACGTTCTGGACCCCGCATTGCTGCGTCCGGGGCGTTTCGACCGTCAGGTCGTCGTGCCGAACCCGGATCTGGAAGGCCGTGAACGTATTCTTGGTGTTCATGCGCGTAAAGTTCCATTGGGCCCGGATGTCGATCTGCGCACTGTTGCACGTGGTACCCCGGGCTTCTCAGGTGCGGATCTGGCAAACCTTGTTAACGAGGCAGCTCTGCTTGCTGCCCGTCTTGGCAAGCGCGTTGTCACCATGGCTGATTTCGAAAACGCCAAGGACAAGGTCATGATGGGGGCTGAACGTCGCTCCATGATCATGACCGATGACGAGAAGAAGCTGACCGCCTATCACGAAGGTGGTCACGCACTGGTCGCACTTCATACGCCTGCGTCTGATCCGATCCACAAGGCCACCATCATCCCGCGCGGTCGCGCACTGGGTATGGTGATGCGTCTGCCGGAACGTGATCAGGTGTCCAAGTCCTACGAACAGCTGATTTCCGACCTCGCGGTTGCCATGGGTGGCCGCGTTGCCGAGGAAATCATCTTTGGCAAGGACAAGGTCACCACGGGGGCATCTTCGGACATCAACATGGTGACGCAATATGCGCGCAAGATGGTGACCGAGTGGGGCTTCTCCGACAAGCTTGGGAATGTCAAATACGTTGATAACCAGGAAGAAGTGTTCCTTGGTCACAGCGTTGCCCAGCACAAAAACGTTTCGGAAAAAACAGCACAACTCATTGACGAAGAAGTCCGTCGTTACTCTGACGAGGCTTATGAATTCGCCAAGCGCGTTCTGACCGAACATCTTGATGACCTGCACAAGCTTGCAAAAGGTCTTCTGGAATATGAAACCCTGTCGGGCAAGGAAATCGACGCGCTGCTGCGCGGCGAGGAAATCAACCGTCCGGGCCATTCTTCCGGTGGCGGCAAGGATGCAGGTGGCGGACGTCGCTCCACGGTGCCAAGCACCGGCGGTACCCGCAAGGATAACCCTGGTGACGGCGGCGGGGACCTTTCCCCGGAACCGCAACCGGGAAGCTAA
- the folP gene encoding dihydropteroate synthase, whose translation MDEIKRSVLRSPADVRGFADFEGPLYYAPTGFIDHADDPNTLPLAGSRRGFSALEIIRRREGGGAESMILPLLALEGWVQNSGRVDEINAVLDRLMAKRPDYAGLDMASCHVMGIINVTPDSFSDGGDYNTTDQSVARAMAMIEQGASIIDVGGESTRPGADTVSEDEEINRVVPVISELASKGHVVSIDTRHAGVMEAAIEAGAAIINDVTGLEGDERSMEVAAASGNPVMLMHMQGEPGTMQADPKYDCAVLDIYDYLLDRIESCERAGISRDRICIDPGIGFGKTLSHNLELLSRLAIFHGLGCPILLGTSRKSFIGKIDPKADPKQRLGGSIASAVNGWRHGVQMIRVHDVPETVQAISVASSTSIV comes from the coding sequence ATGGACGAGATCAAACGATCGGTCCTGCGAAGCCCCGCCGATGTGCGGGGCTTTGCCGATTTTGAAGGACCGCTTTACTACGCACCGACCGGTTTCATCGACCATGCCGATGATCCCAATACCTTGCCACTCGCCGGATCACGCCGGGGGTTCTCGGCACTTGAAATCATCCGCCGCCGCGAAGGTGGTGGTGCTGAAAGCATGATCTTGCCGCTCCTCGCCCTTGAAGGCTGGGTGCAAAACAGTGGCCGGGTTGATGAAATCAATGCCGTGCTGGACCGCCTGATGGCCAAACGCCCGGACTATGCCGGGCTTGATATGGCGTCCTGCCATGTGATGGGCATCATCAATGTCACACCGGACAGCTTTTCCGATGGCGGCGATTACAACACCACCGATCAGTCTGTGGCCCGCGCCATGGCGATGATAGAGCAGGGCGCATCAATCATTGATGTTGGCGGCGAATCAACCCGCCCGGGTGCCGATACCGTGTCCGAGGACGAGGAAATCAATCGTGTGGTGCCGGTAATCAGCGAACTGGCATCCAAGGGGCACGTCGTTTCGATCGACACCCGCCACGCGGGCGTGATGGAAGCCGCGATTGAGGCCGGTGCAGCGATCATTAATGACGTGACGGGCCTTGAGGGCGATGAACGCTCGATGGAAGTTGCAGCCGCGTCTGGCAACCCTGTGATGCTGATGCATATGCAGGGTGAACCGGGCACCATGCAGGCCGACCCGAAATATGATTGCGCGGTGCTTGATATCTATGACTATCTGCTCGATCGCATCGAAAGCTGCGAGCGGGCGGGTATTTCACGCGATCGCATCTGCATCGATCCGGGCATCGGCTTTGGCAAGACGTTGTCGCACAATCTTGAACTGCTGTCGCGCTTGGCCATTTTCCATGGATTGGGCTGCCCGATCCTGCTGGGAACCTCGCGCAAGTCATTCATCGGCAAGATTGATCCCAAGGCCGACCCGAAGCAGCGCCTGGGTGGTTCAATCGCGTCTGCGGTCAATGGATGGCGTCACGGGGTTCAGATGATCCGCGTGCATGATGTGCCCGAAACCGTGCAGGCGATTTCTGTGGCCAGTTCCACATCTATTGTCTGA
- a CDS encoding response regulator transcription factor — protein MNEIGGLTQPFPADVRSGWNAMTHCVYVVEDNTDLNKDLCEYLEMCGFDVVGCETGAAFYRALAARKPDAVILDIMLPDADGYELAQHVRKTVDCGIMMLTSLSGMDNHLTGYKSGADVYLTKDSPLSVIEAALKPLLRRASRSDNEAAAETAIPEDSWVLDMLNWTLCNPQGNEAKLTATERTIVKILIDANGAWLTRPEIVEALGKADTAENCRNLDTAIRRVRQKIIKEIGEELPVRTAYGRGYAFTSPAAIAGEAEAS, from the coding sequence ATGAACGAGATTGGCGGTCTGACGCAGCCGTTCCCTGCTGATGTCAGGTCTGGCTGGAATGCTATGACGCACTGTGTATATGTCGTGGAAGATAACACCGATCTGAACAAGGATCTGTGTGAGTATCTTGAGATGTGCGGTTTCGATGTGGTCGGTTGTGAAACCGGTGCTGCATTTTACCGCGCACTTGCTGCGCGTAAACCTGATGCGGTCATTCTTGATATTATGCTGCCCGACGCGGATGGCTATGAGCTGGCTCAGCATGTCCGCAAAACCGTTGACTGCGGCATCATGATGCTGACCTCGCTTTCGGGAATGGACAATCATCTGACCGGCTATAAATCCGGTGCCGATGTCTATTTGACGAAGGACAGTCCGCTATCGGTGATCGAAGCCGCCCTCAAACCGCTTCTGCGCCGCGCGTCACGCTCAGATAACGAAGCGGCGGCTGAAACGGCAATTCCCGAGGATAGCTGGGTTCTTGATATGCTTAACTGGACCCTGTGCAATCCCCAAGGCAATGAGGCCAAATTGACGGCGACGGAACGCACCATCGTCAAGATCCTGATTGATGCCAATGGGGCGTGGCTGACGCGCCCTGAAATCGTCGAAGCCTTGGGTAAGGCCGACACGGCCGAAAACTGTCGTAATCTGGATACGGCAATCCGTCGCGTGCGTCAGAAAATCATCAAGGAAATCGGTGAAGAACTGCCTGTGCGAACGGCTTACGGTCGTGGCTATGCCTTTACGTCACCCGCTGCCATTGCTGGCGAGGCCGAGGCTTCCTGA
- a CDS encoding 7TM-DISM domain-containing protein — protein MAAASALALLFIATMVLMPWHIANAQPSVTPEGDQDHLILPGNVTEPIEITRFVASFADTTRKLGLKEIQALPDTAFQRSSAIPSFGYTRDVIWHQLDLTITNDMTKRALLEIGPNYLNFIDVFLTPDGLGDPVWHTRLGDHVPASARQYGGRTHIAALPLMKPGNYRLYVRSQSNSANLIWVTLWPATDLVSSLSFRDLASNVFFGFVLALGLAYLALGLIARDQMVVLYSIWVVAIGITAAVVNGVVLSELRPETPWLNDFLLGTSNIITYGVAVFLWLYIIDAQKKYPLAYKICCAYGFFVLAFAAGATTDLYTIFGTYIVPSHSVFMAIMCAILIKRAFEDAHNPRYWALLVVLALPTGAAIMIQLALSGVIEATRLRLELHSYTLMFHLVGMGIIMTVRLSRMDKERVTVVRKAEETTSLVEEQRKLISMLSHEFRTPLAVIQRSSEMLMLRLTSHKDDVLERLRRIQLQAQKLARLVDIFLTKDGIDTQELSLARKTVPINRFLQEFVAQTTREGAEVQAVLNRTAGLEIFIDETLMGLAITNLVETSRRFAHGAPIHINAHRHSEMRVEINIPCRGEELDEEEIVMISDALFRRDMESQSLQRALGLHISQRIVVAHGGSLTLRRNSTRSIELCLLLPCE, from the coding sequence ATGGCTGCAGCGTCGGCATTGGCGTTGCTCTTCATAGCAACCATGGTTTTGATGCCATGGCATATTGCAAACGCGCAACCTTCGGTGACGCCGGAGGGTGATCAGGATCATTTGATTCTGCCGGGCAATGTCACAGAACCGATTGAGATCACCCGGTTTGTTGCGTCCTTTGCCGACACCACACGCAAGCTTGGCCTTAAAGAAATCCAGGCTCTGCCAGATACGGCCTTTCAGCGGTCAAGTGCCATACCGTCCTTTGGTTATACCCGCGATGTGATCTGGCATCAGCTTGATCTCACCATCACCAATGACATGACGAAACGTGCCCTGCTTGAAATCGGCCCGAACTATCTGAATTTTATTGATGTATTTTTGACTCCCGATGGACTGGGTGATCCGGTCTGGCATACCCGTCTTGGCGATCATGTACCTGCCAGCGCGCGCCAATATGGCGGACGAACACATATTGCCGCCCTGCCCCTGATGAAGCCGGGTAATTATCGCCTTTATGTCCGGTCGCAAAGCAATAGCGCCAATCTGATCTGGGTGACACTTTGGCCGGCAACCGACCTTGTTTCCTCGCTGTCCTTTCGTGATCTGGCATCGAATGTTTTCTTTGGCTTCGTTCTAGCATTGGGGTTGGCCTATCTGGCGCTTGGTCTGATTGCGCGGGATCAGATGGTCGTTCTGTACAGCATCTGGGTCGTGGCAATCGGTATCACAGCGGCCGTCGTCAATGGCGTGGTCTTAAGCGAGCTAAGACCGGAAACACCGTGGCTTAATGACTTTTTATTGGGAACATCCAACATCATTACCTATGGCGTGGCGGTGTTCCTTTGGCTCTACATCATCGACGCCCAAAAGAAGTATCCTTTGGCCTACAAGATATGTTGCGCGTACGGTTTTTTCGTTCTGGCCTTTGCGGCCGGGGCCACGACCGATCTGTACACAATCTTTGGCACCTATATCGTGCCAAGCCATTCAGTCTTTATGGCCATCATGTGTGCAATTCTGATCAAACGTGCGTTTGAGGATGCCCACAACCCGCGCTACTGGGCGCTCCTTGTGGTTCTGGCGCTCCCGACCGGGGCGGCAATCATGATCCAGCTTGCCCTTTCTGGGGTGATCGAAGCGACCAGATTGCGTCTGGAGCTGCACAGCTACACCTTGATGTTCCACCTTGTCGGGATGGGCATCATCATGACGGTGCGGTTGTCCCGCATGGACAAGGAACGCGTCACTGTCGTGCGCAAGGCAGAAGAAACCACCTCGCTGGTCGAGGAACAACGCAAACTGATTTCGATGCTGTCGCACGAATTCCGAACGCCGCTTGCGGTTATCCAGCGATCATCGGAAATGCTGATGCTGCGTCTTACAAGCCACAAGGATGACGTTCTTGAACGCTTGCGCCGCATCCAACTTCAGGCTCAGAAATTGGCGCGTCTTGTCGATATTTTCCTGACCAAGGACGGTATTGATACCCAGGAACTGTCACTTGCGCGCAAGACGGTTCCGATCAACCGTTTTCTTCAGGAATTTGTTGCCCAGACCACACGCGAAGGTGCTGAAGTTCAGGCCGTATTGAACAGGACCGCAGGTCTCGAGATCTTTATCGACGAAACCTTGATGGGACTTGCGATCACGAATCTGGTCGAAACATCACGCCGCTTTGCACACGGGGCACCAATTCACATAAATGCACACCGGCATTCCGAGATGCGGGTCGAAATCAACATCCCCTGCCGTGGCGAAGAACTTGATGAAGAGGAGATCGTCATGATTTCCGATGCCCTTTTCAGGCGCGATATGGAATCCCAGTCATTGCAGCGCGCACTCGGGCTGCATATTTCTCAACGTATTGTCGTTGCCCATGGAGGATCGCTCACCCTGCGCCGGAATAGCACACGTAGCATCGAGCTTTGTCTGCTTTTACCGTGCGAGTAG